A region from the Benincasa hispida cultivar B227 chromosome 12, ASM972705v1, whole genome shotgun sequence genome encodes:
- the LOC120068157 gene encoding uncharacterized protein LOC120068157 — MGQETELDFDSLCSVDLSPNTVLPSIPRHSSIKDRSTRKKLKHKDFVLNVKEDFTEIRFGGGRRSQKSNSSSLVELEGNERTGFELNVEDDFTEIRFGRGHSSHKCNSPSLVGLEDDKVLKWHSKYQSSEDVGNLEAMAIQGERRKIEVSRDNYTSWSSGIVDSLCSSDEEKPERRDLVLSLDTKLNQSSVNKPCIGPRSSDSFIDIYLGSENSETVSKDPSNQLGNVTGIRPLHNGKKLFKRDKVHALQKSLSAKLEMSKSQLPLESDLRFRHNPKPHISPFRKILDPFTKSKSVRSRFSHAVEAGGDKAVKTIDLERNETYRKPLLQDFSNTAKSSGCDSNFPNNDNHHNGVASSPVHLHGSLKLEKKHGMPFFEFSQSSPEDVYVAKTWKTGNAFKWVYTFHTQDHQKKSNGSSFGLNHSCKNSLMVGQMQVSCYLSSELRDGGFDNSMVTEFVLYDAARARQSTASQGSCDSIHDDVKPSKSSDSGLVGEALSVNDGTPLEKSKFHKKHAPENCDYGSIDSCPWDSADLHPDLESAAIVMHIPFSKRESLKYKRGDKTSGKLNSAIQNLSKIEQRKDEPPHHTTQETLKVVIPIGNHGLPTVESHGPSTLLDRWRLGGGCDCGGWDMGCPLLILGTHSSHCAENQAHKGKQTFELFHQGVKDSTPALTMNVVKDGQYAVDFHARLSTLQAFSICVAILHATEACTAVQVEETKELQHCNSLKVLLEEEVKFLIDAVTMEEKKRETRMLKETPTSYLFNPPFSPIARV, encoded by the exons ATGGGACAAGAGACAGAATTGGACTTTGACAGCCTTTGCAGTGTGGATCTGAGTCCCAACACCGTTCTTCCTTCAATTCCACGACATTCAAGCATAAAAGACAGAAGCACaaggaaaaaactaaagcataaAGATTTTGTATTGAATGTAAAGGAGGATTTTACAGAGATTAGATTTGGTGGTGGCCGCAGGTCTCAAAAAAGCAATTCATCTAGCCTAGTTGAACTGGAAGGCAATGAGCGTACAGGTTTTGAATTGAATGTAGAGGATGATTTCACAGAGATTAGATTTGGCCGCGGCCATAGTTCTCATAAATGCAATTCACCTAGCCTAGTTGGATTGGAAGATGACAAAGTGCTCAAGTGGCATTCCAAGTACCAAAGCTCTGAAGATGTAGGTAACCTCGAAGCGATGGCCATTCAAGGAGAAAGGAGAAAAATAGAAGTTTCTCGTGACAATTACACCTCTTGGTCTTCTGGTATTGTTGACTCTTTGTGTAGTTCTGATGAGGAAAAACCAGAGAGGAGAGATCTGGTATTATCTTTGGACACAAAATTGAATCAATCATCAGTTAATAAGCCTTGCATAGGCCCACGTTCATCAGATAGCTTCATTGATATCTACTTAGGTTCAGAGAATAGTGAAACTGTATCGAAAGATCCAAGCAATCAGCTTGGAAATGTTACAGGCATTAGACCCCTTCACAATGGCAAGAAACTTTTCAAGAGAGACAAGGTTCATGCATTGCAGAAGTCACTCTCTGCTAAGTTAGAAATGTCTAAAAGTCAGCTTCCATTGGAAAGTGATCTACGGTTTAGACACAACCCAAAGCCTCATATAAGTCCTTTCAGGAAAATCTTGGATCCATTTACGAAATCCAAGTCTGTCAGAAGTCGTTTCAGTCATGCGGTAGAAGCTGGTGGAGATAAAGCTGTTAAGACAATTGACTTGGAGAGAAACGAGACATACAGAAAACCTTTGTTGCAAGATTTCTCAAATACAGCAAAGAGTTCAGGTTGTGATTCTAATTTTCCAAATAATGATAATCACCATAATGGTGTTGCATCTTCGCCTGTACATTTACATGGCTCTctaaagttggaaaaaaaacatgGGATGCCATTTTTTGAGTTCTCTCAGAGCTCCCCTGAAGATGTCTACGTGGCCAAGACATGGAAGACAGGCAATGCCTTTAAATGGGTATACACCTTTCATACCCAAGATCATCAAAAAAAGAGTAATGGAAGTAGTTTTGGATTGAATCACAGCTGCAAAAACTCCTTAATGGTGGGTCAGATGCAAGTTTCCTGTTATTTATCCTCTGAACTTCGAGATGGTGGTTTTGACAACTCAATGGTCACAGAATTCGTTCTGTATGATGCTGCACGTGCTAGACAAAGTACTGCATCCCAAGGAAGTTGCGACTCTATCCATGATGATGTCAAACCTTCTAAAAGTTCTGATTCGGGTTTAGTTGGGGAAGCCCTCAGTGTGAATGATGGAACTCCTttagaaaaatccaaatttcataaaaaacatGCTCCTGAAAACTGTGATTATGGTTCTATAGATTCTTGCCCTTGGGATTCAGCAGATCTACATCCAGACCTTGAATCTGCAGCTATTGTTATGCACATCCCATTTAGCAAAAGAGAGAGTTTGAAGTATAAAAGAGGTGATAAGACAAGCGGTAAATTGAACTCAGCCATACAAAACCTCTCTAAGATTGAACAAAGAAAAGATGAACCTCCCCATCACACAACTCAAGAAACTCTGAAGGTGGTAATTCCCATTGGAAACCATGGTTTGCCAACTGTTGAAAGCCATGGCCCTTCTACATTACTCGATCGATGGAGGTTGGGAGGTGGTTGTGACTGTGGCGGTTGGGACATGGGTTGTCCTCTACTAATTTTGGGCACCCACAGTAGCCACTGTGCTGAGAATCAAGCACACAAGGGGAAACAGACTTTTGAGCTTTTTCATCAG GGAGTAAAAGATTCCACTCCAGCATTGACCATGAATGTTGTCAAAGATGGACAATATGCTGTCGATTTTCATGCGCGATTATCAACATTGCAAGCATTCTCCATTTGTGTTGCTATTTTACATGCGACTGAAGCCTGTACTGCTGTCCAGGTAGAGGAAACAAAAGAGTTGCAGCATTGCAATTCCTTAAAGGTGCTTCTTGAGGAGGAAGTAAAATTCCTGATCGATGCAGTCACAATGgaggagaagaaaagagaaacgAGAATGTTGAAAGAAACACCAACATCATATTTGTTCAATCCTCCATTTTCTCCTATTGCTAGAGTGTAA
- the LOC120068488 gene encoding calcium-binding mitochondrial carrier protein, translated as MCQGNCGRSEKMNKQNKPCVSNRPSIYYWWRPDEGISSELSDFVLENDSSNTCYAKRSRDDSTTNKPKSSEILSTAQVISIFGQVLNLASRPFTFFQRKRILNQDNDDSNEVTFNSVVEVNGKTPEIKNFCVDIRTDGQCSPLVQPTLGLNCLTVTQKMSLSEPCKYHSTSSFWSLLNGGSDMSAKSWKGKGLTSVRISHDMGKIYAWMNRVSHTEACYPVKVANTGSMKANAFKARDGLHEAGGCISGDSSFLVHELISETSRNAPIFQSINVSSLFTRKLEIKMIENVYMPSRILMFVQDNKADSSIVESPSADILAAHSVPSKDGASDKLDYGQKTSSREQHENKTKKSDNLNVENEYSREDSSLTREKSCYTIAKQEHAFAGALAGVFVSLCLHPVDTIKTVVQSYHAKQKSLSYIGKSIVSDRGLSGLYRGISTNIASSAPISAVYTFTYESVKGALLPLLQEEYRSIVHCVAGGCASIATSFLFTPSERIKQQMQVSAQYHNCWNAFVGVVAKGGLRGLYTGWGAVLCRNVPHSIIKFYTYESLKGLMKSNAQQTTAQTLVCGGVAGSTAALFTTPFDVVKTRLQTQIPGSLSPYKSVIQALYEIGKKEGLKGLYRGLTPRLVMYMSQGAIFFSSYEFLKRLFSLELPRHDTARVQH; from the exons ATGTGTCAAGGAAACTGCGGAAGATCTGAGAAAATGAACAAACAGAATAAGCCTTGTGTAAGCAATCGGCCATCGATATATTACTGGTGGAGACCAGATGAGGGTATATCTTCTGAGCTGTCTGATTTTGTCCTTGAAAATGATTCCTCCAACACTTGTTATGCCAAACGCAGTAGGGATGACAGCACTACAAATAAACCCAAGTCTTCTGAGATATTGAGCACAGCTCAGGTCATTTCAATTTTTGGCCAAGTATTGAATCTTGCTAGTCGTCCTTTTACCTTTTTCCAACGAAAGAGGATCTTGAACCAAGACAATGACGATTCCAATGAGGTTACCTTCAATAGTGTGGTTGAAGTTAATGGCAAAACACCTGAAATTAAAAACTTCTGTGTTGATATAAGGACTGATGGCCAGTGTTCTCCTCTGGTGCAGCCTACATTGGGCTTGAATTGTTTGACAGTAACTCAGAAGATGTCTTTGTCAGAACCTTGTAAATATCATTCCACGTCATCATTTTGGAGTCTACTAAATGGTGGTAGTGACATGTCTGCTAAATCCTGGAAAGGAAAAGGCCTTACTAGTGTACGAATCTCACACGATATGGGGAAGATATATGCATGGATGAACCGTGTAAGTCATACTGAAGCATGCTACCCTGTGAAAGTTGCTAATACTGGAAGCATGAAAGCCAATGCATTCAAGGCTAGAGACGGTCTTCATGAAGCAGGGGGCTGCATTTCAGGAGATTCAAGTTTTCTTGTTCATGAGTTGATTAGTGAAACTTCAAGGAATGCTCCTATATTCCAATCAATCAATGTATCATCTCTGTTCACTCGAAAGTTGGAAATAAAAAtgatagaaaatgtttatatgcCCTCACGCATCCTTATGTTTGTTCAAGATAACAAGGCAGATAGCAGTATAGTAGAGAGCCCAAGTGCAGATATTTTGGCAGCTCATTCAGTACCTTCCAAAGATGGTGCATCAGACAAGTTAGACTATGGGCAGAAGACTAGTAGCAGGGAACAACATGAGAATAAAACCAAAAAGTCGGACAATCTCAATGTTGAAAATGAGTACAGCAGAGAGGATTCCTCATTGACCCGTGAAAAATCTTGTTACACTATTGCTAAGCAAGAACATGCCTTTGCAGGGGCGTTGGCGGGTGTATTTGTCAGTCTTTGTCTACATCCTGTTGATACAATCAAAACAGTGGTTCAGTCTTATCATGCCAAACAGAAGTCTCTCAGTTACATTGGAAAATCAATCGTGTCTGATCGAG GTTTAAGTGGACTTTATCGTGGAATCTCCACCAACATTGCTTCTTCAGCTCCTATATCTGCTGTTTACACTTTCACATATGAATCAGTCAAAGGAGCTTTGCTTCCACTTCTCCAAGAG gAGTATCGCTCTATTGTTCACTGTGTGGCCGGTGGTTGTGCAAGTATTGCTACATCTTTTCTTTTTACCCCAAGTGAGCGTATAAAACAGCAGATGCAAGTCAGTGCACAGTACCATAACTGCTG GAATGCCTTTGTTGGTGTTGTTGCGAAGGGTGGATTGCGTGGATTATATACTGGGTGGGGAGCTGTTCTTTGTAGAAATGTACCGCACTCAATTATCAAg TTCTATACATATGAAAGTTTGAAAGGACTGATGAAATCTAATGCTCAACAAACTACTGCACAAACG TTAGTATGTGGAGGAGTAGCTGGATCCACTGCCGCTTTGTTTACCACTCCTTTTGATGTTGTAAAGACCAGATTACAAACGCAAATACCAGGATCTCTGAGCCCATATAAAAGTGTAATTCAAGCCCTCTATGAAATAGGCAAAAAAGAAGGTCTGAAAGGCCTCTATAG GGGCCTGACTCCAAGACTGGTTATGTACATGTCTCAAGGTGCAATCTTCTTCTCCTCTTATGAGTTTTTGAAGAGACTTTTTTCTCTCGAGCTGCCTCGACATGATACTGCTAGAGTCCAACACTAA